The following are from one region of the Hymenobacter radiodurans genome:
- a CDS encoding YtxH domain-containing protein: MSYQQEDNSGKILLAVLAGASAGIIAGLLMAPDKGTATRGNLKNAAAKYSGQLGEQLSKYGEELDSKFKGYVEKLEDLGITGAGSSLKLKGDWNESKGKLRQQYAQLTDEDLQYAEGQEEDLVGRLQQKLGKGKREITKMLNDL; the protein is encoded by the coding sequence ATGTCGTATCAACAAGAAGACAACTCAGGAAAAATTCTTCTCGCCGTATTAGCTGGTGCTAGCGCTGGCATCATTGCTGGCCTGCTGATGGCTCCAGATAAGGGCACCGCTACCCGTGGCAACCTGAAGAACGCTGCAGCTAAGTACAGCGGTCAACTCGGCGAGCAGCTCTCCAAATATGGCGAAGAGCTTGACTCTAAATTCAAAGGCTACGTAGAGAAGCTCGAAGATCTGGGCATTACTGGCGCAGGCAGCAGCCTGAAGCTGAAAGGTGACTGGAATGAGAGCAAAGGCAAACTGCGTCAGCAATACGCCCAGCTCACCGACGAGGACCTGCAGTACGCTGAAGGCCAAGAAGAAGATCTCGTAGGCCGCCTGCAGCAGAAGCTCGGTAAAGGCAAGCGTGAAATCACCAAAATGCTGAACGATCTGTAA
- a CDS encoding Kazal-type serine protease inhibitor domain-containing protein encodes MKNFLFAAAFMPLLAMCSQPPAASTATTPAATAACIDSTKIDPAGICTMQYDPVCGCNGKTYSNDCVASNAGVLTYTKGECPTTPKN; translated from the coding sequence ATGAAAAACTTCCTTTTCGCAGCTGCTTTTATGCCCCTACTGGCTATGTGCAGCCAGCCACCCGCCGCTTCTACCGCTACAACTCCGGCAGCCACCGCCGCCTGCATCGACTCCACCAAAATCGACCCGGCTGGTATCTGCACCATGCAATACGACCCCGTGTGCGGCTGCAATGGCAAGACCTACAGCAACGACTGTGTCGCTTCCAACGCGGGCGTGCTCACCTACACCAAAGGCGAGTGCCCCACCACCCCAAAAAACTAA
- a CDS encoding carboxy terminal-processing peptidase — protein sequence MSSPRLKIGLYASLVMAIFVLASYKLYRRTDARAPQKDEVLIKAMLQGLTVAHYQPEKVDDTFSKRVFDLTLKRIDYNKKFLLQSDVAQLRKYQTAIDDQVKAGTHEFLDLASQLMDQRMKDVQVMYREILAQPFDFTKEESFETESDKMTFAADKAAQREEWRKYLKYHTLSRVSEMMDEQAKRKEKALAPTASIGKPAIVATNEPNRTPAEMEIEARKRVLKYFDSQFNDMMQTDAAERLALYANAIANTYDPHTEYFAPRDKERFDEGMTGQFEGIGASLQEKDGQIKVSDLIPGSASYRQGDLKAGDIILRVAQGTAEPVSVEGLRLDKAVALIKGKKGTEVRLTVKKADGSTQIIPIIRDVVIIEETFAKSATINEGGKKVGYIRLPSFYADFSDNGGRSSATDVKKELEKLTSENVQGVVLDLRQNGGGSLQDAVEMAGLFVENGPIVQVRSSQGAPTIMNDRDPRVQYSGPLVVLVNKYSASASEILAAAIQDYKRGVVIGAASTYGKGTVQRVFDLDDAMPAEFNNIKPFGSLKLTTQKFYRINGGSTQFKGVVPDIILPDMYSYLDQGEKESDYPLKWDEISPARYRPWSGAPAVAKLTEASKKRVDTSESFKLINGMVQRMIKRKNETMVSLKLDTYRAEQLLAKAESDKYEQLQKAAKPLEIAPLAVDIRQLGSDTVQVNRATRFTRNLKKDITLREAVAVVKDQI from the coding sequence ATGTCTTCTCCCCGCTTGAAAATAGGGCTTTATGCCTCGCTGGTGATGGCCATCTTTGTGCTTGCTTCTTACAAGCTCTACCGGCGTACCGATGCCCGGGCGCCGCAGAAAGATGAGGTCCTCATCAAAGCCATGCTTCAGGGCTTAACTGTAGCGCACTACCAGCCTGAAAAAGTAGATGATACTTTCTCAAAGCGGGTGTTTGATCTGACCCTAAAGCGCATTGATTACAATAAGAAGTTCTTGTTGCAGTCGGACGTAGCGCAGCTGCGCAAATACCAGACGGCCATCGACGATCAGGTGAAAGCGGGTACCCACGAGTTCCTCGACTTAGCCTCGCAGCTGATGGACCAGCGCATGAAAGATGTGCAGGTTATGTATCGCGAGATTTTGGCCCAACCTTTCGACTTCACCAAGGAAGAGTCATTTGAGACTGAGTCGGATAAAATGACTTTTGCGGCCGATAAGGCTGCCCAGCGAGAAGAGTGGCGCAAATATTTGAAGTATCATACCCTCTCACGGGTTTCCGAGATGATGGATGAGCAGGCCAAGCGCAAGGAAAAAGCCTTGGCTCCTACTGCCTCTATTGGCAAACCGGCCATCGTGGCGACTAATGAGCCTAACCGGACACCTGCCGAAATGGAAATTGAGGCACGCAAGCGGGTATTGAAGTACTTCGATAGCCAGTTTAACGATATGATGCAGACGGACGCAGCGGAGCGTCTTGCACTGTATGCCAATGCTATTGCTAACACCTACGATCCTCATACTGAGTATTTTGCCCCCCGCGATAAAGAAAGATTTGACGAAGGCATGACTGGCCAATTTGAAGGAATCGGTGCCTCGTTACAAGAAAAAGATGGTCAGATTAAGGTATCTGATTTGATTCCGGGCAGTGCTTCGTATCGTCAAGGTGACTTGAAAGCTGGTGATATTATTCTGCGGGTAGCGCAGGGTACAGCTGAGCCGGTATCCGTTGAAGGCTTGCGTCTGGATAAAGCGGTAGCGCTGATCAAAGGCAAGAAAGGAACTGAGGTTCGCCTTACGGTAAAGAAAGCGGATGGCAGCACGCAGATAATTCCTATCATCCGTGACGTGGTTATCATCGAAGAAACCTTCGCTAAGTCAGCTACTATCAACGAAGGCGGTAAAAAGGTAGGCTATATCCGCCTCCCAAGCTTTTATGCTGATTTCAGTGACAATGGTGGTCGCAGCAGCGCTACTGATGTTAAGAAAGAGTTGGAGAAGCTAACCAGCGAAAACGTACAGGGTGTAGTGCTCGACTTGCGCCAGAACGGTGGTGGTTCCTTGCAGGATGCCGTAGAGATGGCTGGTTTATTCGTTGAGAATGGCCCTATAGTACAGGTTCGCTCGAGCCAAGGTGCGCCAACCATCATGAACGACCGCGACCCTCGCGTGCAATACTCTGGGCCGCTGGTGGTGCTAGTAAATAAGTACAGTGCTTCGGCCTCCGAAATTTTGGCTGCTGCCATCCAAGACTATAAGCGTGGCGTCGTGATAGGTGCGGCCAGCACTTACGGTAAGGGTACGGTCCAGCGTGTCTTTGACTTGGATGACGCGATGCCCGCTGAATTCAACAACATCAAGCCTTTTGGTTCGCTGAAGCTGACGACGCAGAAGTTCTACCGCATCAACGGTGGCTCTACGCAGTTTAAAGGTGTAGTGCCGGACATTATCCTGCCAGACATGTATAGCTACCTCGACCAAGGTGAGAAGGAGTCGGATTATCCGTTGAAGTGGGATGAGATCAGCCCAGCTCGCTACCGTCCTTGGAGTGGTGCCCCCGCCGTTGCTAAGCTAACTGAGGCTAGTAAGAAGCGTGTGGACACTAGTGAAAGCTTCAAGCTAATCAATGGTATGGTGCAGCGCATGATCAAGCGGAAGAACGAAACGATGGTTAGCCTGAAGCTGGATACGTATCGGGCTGAGCAATTGCTAGCCAAAGCAGAATCAGATAAGTATGAGCAATTGCAGAAAGCTGCAAAGCCGCTCGAAATTGCTCCTTTGGCCGTTGACATTCGTCAGTTGGGTTCCGATACCGTACAGGTAAACCGGGCTACCCGATTTACTCGCAACCTCAAGAAGGATATCACCTTGCGTGAGGCTGTGGCTGTTGTTAAGGACCAGATTTAA
- a CDS encoding YtxH domain-containing protein — translation MKDQNGKIILSLLAGASAGIIAGLLLAPETGEETRTTLKKSASKFSDDLTKLFQDSLSKINDLKGGATPGGEESANRANADDILNSLKSSAGTRADQSGDLASAPGAGRRGGQDITGTGSVGGNAIGGTDADDILNQEGPNRGL, via the coding sequence ATGAAAGACCAAAACGGCAAAATCATTCTTTCCCTGTTGGCTGGCGCCAGTGCTGGTATTATTGCAGGCTTGCTCCTAGCTCCCGAAACAGGCGAAGAAACGCGCACTACCCTCAAGAAATCGGCTTCCAAGTTCAGCGATGACTTGACCAAGCTTTTCCAGGACAGCCTGTCTAAAATCAATGACCTGAAAGGCGGCGCAACACCAGGCGGCGAAGAGTCGGCCAACCGTGCTAACGCCGATGACATCCTTAACTCGCTCAAATCGTCGGCGGGCACGCGGGCTGACCAGAGTGGTGACTTGGCCAGCGCACCGGGCGCCGGTCGTCGGGGCGGACAGGATATAACGGGTACTGGCTCGGTTGGTGGTAACGCCATCGGTGGTACCGACGCCGACGATATCCTGAACCAAGAAGGTCCGAATCGCGGCCTCTAA
- the lysS gene encoding lysine--tRNA ligase yields MHHLSEQEQQRRHKLDELHKLGIEPYPSELFDVNFSAQEILDNYHVELNNFQEVSLAGRIMSQRVMGKASFAELMDSSGRIQLYINRDEICPGEDKELYNTVFKKLIDLGDFVGVKGRVFKTQVGETSIHVTEFKLLSKALRPLPVVKEKDGQIYDAFTDPEQRYRQRYVDMVVNPHVRETFMKRTLLVQAMRNYLNDKGYLEVETPILQPLYGGAAARPFKTFHNTLDMTLYLRIANELYLKRLIVGGFDGVYEFSKDFRNEGMSRFHNPEFTQMELYVAYKDYYWMMDLVEEMVERVALELHGKTEVQVGDNLINFQRPWKRFTMFEAIQHFSGVDITDMDEAALRETAQKLNVHLDPSMGKAKIIDELFGELCEPKLIQPTFITDYPVEMSPLAKKHRSKPGLVERFEAICNGKEICNAFSELNDPIDQRQRFEDQLELGKRGDVEAMVLDEDFLRALEYGMPPTAGLGIGIDRLSMIMTNSNSIQDVLFFPR; encoded by the coding sequence ATGCACCATCTCAGCGAACAGGAACAGCAACGCCGCCACAAACTCGATGAGTTACATAAGCTCGGCATTGAGCCGTATCCATCCGAGCTGTTCGACGTGAATTTCTCCGCTCAGGAGATTCTGGATAACTACCATGTAGAACTCAATAACTTCCAAGAAGTGAGTCTGGCAGGCCGCATCATGTCGCAGCGCGTGATGGGCAAAGCCTCCTTCGCAGAATTGATGGACTCTTCGGGCCGCATTCAGCTTTATATCAACCGCGACGAAATCTGCCCCGGTGAGGATAAAGAGCTCTACAATACGGTTTTCAAAAAGCTGATTGACTTAGGCGATTTCGTGGGTGTGAAAGGCCGCGTGTTCAAAACGCAGGTGGGCGAAACCTCTATTCACGTTACAGAATTCAAGCTGCTGTCTAAGGCATTGCGCCCGCTGCCAGTAGTGAAGGAAAAAGACGGTCAGATTTACGACGCATTTACCGACCCTGAGCAGCGCTACCGTCAGCGCTACGTGGACATGGTGGTGAATCCGCATGTTCGGGAGACGTTCATGAAGCGGACGCTACTGGTGCAGGCCATGCGCAACTACCTGAACGACAAAGGCTACTTAGAGGTGGAAACGCCCATTCTTCAGCCTTTGTACGGCGGTGCTGCTGCGCGTCCGTTCAAAACCTTTCATAACACGCTGGACATGACGCTGTATTTGCGCATTGCCAACGAGCTATACCTCAAGCGGCTGATTGTAGGCGGCTTCGATGGCGTATATGAGTTCTCTAAGGACTTCCGCAACGAGGGCATGTCACGGTTTCACAACCCTGAGTTCACCCAGATGGAGCTGTACGTAGCCTACAAAGACTACTACTGGATGATGGATTTGGTGGAGGAAATGGTAGAGCGCGTAGCCCTCGAGCTGCACGGCAAAACCGAAGTGCAGGTAGGCGACAACCTCATCAACTTCCAGCGGCCCTGGAAGCGCTTCACCATGTTTGAAGCTATCCAGCACTTCAGCGGCGTCGATATTACTGATATGGATGAAGCCGCACTGCGCGAAACCGCTCAAAAGCTCAATGTGCACTTGGACCCCAGCATGGGCAAAGCCAAAATCATCGACGAGCTGTTCGGCGAACTGTGCGAGCCGAAGCTCATTCAGCCTACCTTCATCACTGATTATCCGGTGGAAATGTCGCCGCTGGCGAAGAAGCACCGCTCGAAGCCCGGCTTGGTAGAGCGCTTTGAGGCTATCTGCAACGGTAAAGAAATCTGTAACGCTTTCTCCGAGCTAAACGACCCCATCGACCAGCGTCAGCGCTTCGAAGATCAATTGGAGCTTGGCAAGCGCGGCGACGTGGAGGCGATGGTGCTCGATGAGGATTTCCTGCGAGCTTTGGAGTACGGAATGCCTCCTACGGCTGGCCTAGGCATCGGTATCGACCGCCTGAGCATGATTATGACTAACTCGAACTCCATTCAGGATGTGCTCTTCTTCCCCAGATGA